From Saccharothrix espanaensis DSM 44229, the proteins below share one genomic window:
- a CDS encoding Vgb family protein, producing MRSTRRKLLPAVVVALFVSGLVPVPAGAATPITEYGPVPSSLPVGGVCEVEFDHSGALWVEQYLSSQVARFDPATGQFVNFSTPMPLSVPGGMDLDPAGDLWMPQVTGNSLLRVDTADGSMTEFPLPWANAFDLRPLGIPLHSGVGLANDLALGADNALWFTLGGLDSIGRYDPATGQWSKYRVPGEILGQLGALFGIIKPGPGRTVVFDVPQLNKVATLDVDTHVFTQYTMPTPASFPVGVRTASDGTIWVAEALGMKIARINPATGQITEYPLLGVGGLLTSILDGLGVGSIGNPLPMPGPIAEASDGNIYFAVSFPALFGLGNQIARFDPVTHEVRMWSTPSSASYPCDINVHQPGAVWFGLLTTNRIGKLDIAAT from the coding sequence ATGAGATCAACACGGCGGAAGTTGTTGCCCGCGGTCGTGGTGGCGCTGTTCGTGTCGGGGCTCGTGCCGGTCCCCGCCGGGGCGGCGACGCCGATCACCGAGTACGGCCCGGTTCCCTCGTCGCTGCCGGTCGGGGGTGTGTGCGAGGTGGAGTTCGACCACAGCGGGGCGCTGTGGGTCGAGCAGTACCTGAGCAGTCAGGTCGCCCGGTTTGACCCGGCCACCGGGCAGTTCGTCAACTTCTCCACGCCGATGCCGCTGTCCGTTCCCGGCGGCATGGACCTGGACCCGGCGGGCGACCTGTGGATGCCCCAGGTGACGGGCAACAGCCTGCTGCGCGTGGACACCGCCGACGGTTCCATGACCGAGTTCCCGCTGCCGTGGGCCAACGCCTTCGACCTGCGGCCGCTGGGCATCCCGCTGCACAGCGGTGTCGGGCTGGCCAACGACCTGGCCCTGGGAGCGGACAACGCGTTGTGGTTCACCCTGGGCGGGCTGGATTCCATCGGCCGCTACGACCCCGCCACCGGGCAGTGGAGCAAGTACCGCGTGCCCGGCGAGATCCTCGGCCAACTCGGCGCGCTGTTCGGCATCATCAAACCGGGACCCGGGCGCACCGTGGTGTTCGACGTGCCGCAGCTGAACAAAGTCGCCACCCTCGACGTCGACACGCACGTGTTCACCCAGTACACGATGCCCACCCCGGCCTCGTTCCCGGTCGGCGTGCGCACTGCCTCCGACGGCACAATCTGGGTCGCCGAAGCCCTGGGCATGAAGATCGCCCGCATCAACCCCGCCACCGGGCAGATCACCGAGTACCCGCTGCTGGGCGTGGGAGGGCTGCTCACCAGCATCCTCGACGGGCTGGGCGTCGGCAGCATCGGCAACCCGCTGCCGATGCCGGGCCCGATCGCCGAGGCCAGTGACGGCAACATCTACTTCGCGGTCAGCTTCCCGGCGTTGTTCGGGCTGGGCAACCAGATCGCCCGGTTCGACCCGGTCACCCACGAGGTCCGGATGTGGAGCACGCCCTCGTCGGCCTCCTACCCCTGCGACATCAACGTCCACCAGCCCGGTGCCGTCTGGTTCGGCCTGCTGACCACGAACAGGATCGGCAAGCTCGACATCGCTGCCACCTGA
- a CDS encoding MarR family transcriptional regulator, protein MSDLGRDLGRELSTAVVAFHEAVGAHLGVTAVDQRALALIGRHGPMTAGDLAKRINLTPGAVTGVVDRLERAGLARRDPDPTDRRRVLVTAVGNALGSAFAGLNAAMGEVTARYNPEQQQLIADWATRTAEVLREETRKLTTSRDTSGS, encoded by the coding sequence ATGAGCGACCTCGGGCGTGACCTCGGACGCGAGCTGAGCACCGCCGTGGTGGCGTTCCACGAAGCGGTGGGCGCGCACCTCGGCGTCACCGCCGTCGACCAGCGCGCGCTCGCCCTCATCGGCCGTCACGGTCCGATGACGGCAGGCGACCTCGCCAAGCGGATCAACCTCACGCCGGGCGCCGTGACCGGCGTCGTGGACCGCCTGGAACGCGCCGGCCTGGCCCGCCGCGACCCCGACCCGACCGACCGTCGACGCGTCCTGGTCACGGCCGTGGGCAATGCACTCGGCAGCGCCTTCGCGGGCCTCAACGCGGCAATGGGCGAGGTGACCGCCCGCTACAACCCCGAACAGCAGCAACTCATCGCCGACTGGGCGACCCGAACGGCGGAGGTGCTCCGCGAAGAAACCCGAAAGCTGACCACGAGCCGCGACACGTCCGGAAGTTGA
- the cynS gene encoding cyanase: protein MTPIMSKSDAADLVVAARVRKGLTWAQIAEELGAPVVWATAALLGQHPMTPEQAGTVCGLLDLDDAVAESLRRQPTRSTDPAVMNDPTIYRFVEALSVYGPALKELIHEEFGDGIMSAINFKVDITRRPDPDGDRVVITFDGKFLDYRW from the coding sequence ATGACGCCGATCATGAGCAAGTCCGACGCCGCCGACCTGGTGGTCGCCGCCCGGGTGCGCAAGGGCCTGACCTGGGCGCAGATCGCCGAAGAGCTGGGTGCCCCGGTCGTGTGGGCCACCGCCGCCCTGCTCGGACAACACCCGATGACACCGGAACAGGCCGGCACGGTCTGCGGTCTTCTCGACCTGGACGACGCGGTCGCGGAGAGCCTCCGGCGCCAGCCCACCCGCAGCACCGACCCGGCCGTCATGAACGACCCGACGATCTACCGCTTCGTCGAGGCGCTGTCGGTCTACGGGCCGGCGCTCAAGGAGTTGATCCACGAGGAGTTCGGCGACGGCATCATGAGCGCGATCAACTTCAAGGTCGACATCACGCGCCGTCCGGACCCCGACGGCGACCGGGTGGTGATCACCTTCGACGGCAAGTTCCTCGACTACCGGTGGTGA
- a CDS encoding AfsR/SARP family transcriptional regulator, whose protein sequence is MEIEIRVLGEVTVRGATGVVDPGPARQRCVLAALAVEVGRVVPTQRLVTRVWGADPPHRARATLSSYVSRLRTVLARASSSPGGGELLQRASGYVLSLDDMAVDLHRFSTLRSRARSARDEEAELLLSEAVQLWRGEAFSGLDGEWVAAERDRLHLERFAAEADLIDLRLRNGSGDDLVAWLAARTAEHPLDERATGQYMLALYRAGRAADALEHYRRHRDWLAEELGADPRDSLRSLHRRILASDPTLDAVARPASTVTPVVVPRQLPAVPAAFVGRLDELGRLDIAGDASFTTTVVSAIAGNGGVGKTWLALHWAHRRLDRFPDGQLFVDLRGFGPDGRPMEAGTALRGFLDTLGVRPGAVPADPHAQSALFRSLVAGKRMLIVLDNAATADQVEPLLPGGGSCTVLVTSRNHLPSLITRHGAHHLALDALTEAEARALLTHRLGAARADAESAAIDAIITACGGLPLALGIIAGRAQLRPGLPLSLLATEIIESGLHALDDETAGLPAVLSWSYRALNADQATAFALLGVAPGPDIALAAVAALLDRPLSVTRTVLRGLVHASLLEQDSQGRYRMHDLVRQYAASLPVRDGGLARRRVLDHYAHTARTAMRLVHPRMRDFAHDPGLPGHAPEPLASREQAWLWFRHEQRCVLAAQRLAIDLDDHRTAYLIARYLYPFHFMTADFAHEVESWRTALPAVLRLDDPTAHGDAYRSLGWALCSVGRLDEGTRYLDTALGIAEETGDDRCLSGVYIAFALALGDQGRHADALRSATQAIHLISRTEPSPSTSTARTIAAHHAARLGHHDLATAHCHAVLQELRGHPDRDIEANVLFTLGLVAIGTGDTRHAVTQLETALALFRDDANTFMQADTLEKLAEALDALDHHDQARRHRRAAASLYLAQQRQNDLRRVRQQESNQSQR, encoded by the coding sequence GTGGAGATCGAGATCCGGGTGTTGGGCGAGGTGACCGTCCGCGGCGCGACCGGGGTGGTCGATCCCGGACCGGCGCGGCAGCGGTGCGTGTTGGCCGCCTTGGCTGTCGAGGTCGGTCGAGTGGTGCCGACACAACGGCTGGTGACACGGGTGTGGGGAGCCGATCCGCCTCATCGTGCTCGGGCGACGTTGTCCAGCTACGTCTCCCGTCTGCGCACCGTTCTGGCTCGGGCGAGCAGCTCACCGGGTGGGGGCGAACTGCTCCAGCGGGCGAGCGGGTACGTCCTGTCCCTCGACGACATGGCGGTCGACCTGCACAGGTTTTCCACTTTGCGGTCCCGTGCCCGGTCTGCCAGGGACGAGGAGGCGGAGTTGCTGCTCTCCGAGGCGGTCCAACTCTGGCGGGGCGAGGCGTTCAGTGGGCTGGACGGCGAGTGGGTGGCCGCAGAGCGGGACCGGTTGCACCTCGAGAGATTCGCCGCGGAGGCGGACTTGATCGACCTACGGTTGCGCAACGGTTCGGGTGACGACCTCGTGGCCTGGTTGGCGGCACGAACAGCCGAGCATCCGCTGGACGAGCGGGCGACGGGGCAGTACATGCTCGCTCTCTACCGTGCGGGCCGGGCCGCCGACGCGTTGGAGCACTACCGTCGGCATCGAGACTGGTTGGCGGAGGAATTGGGCGCGGATCCGCGCGATTCCCTGCGGAGCCTGCATCGCCGGATTCTCGCCTCCGACCCCACCTTGGACGCCGTTGCACGTCCCGCCTCGACAGTCACACCGGTGGTCGTCCCTCGGCAACTGCCCGCGGTCCCTGCGGCCTTCGTCGGCCGTCTGGACGAACTCGGTCGTCTGGACATCGCAGGGGATGCGTCCTTCACGACCACGGTCGTCTCCGCGATCGCGGGCAACGGCGGTGTCGGGAAGACGTGGCTGGCGCTGCACTGGGCACACCGTCGGCTGGACCGGTTCCCCGACGGTCAACTGTTCGTGGACCTGCGCGGATTCGGTCCCGACGGACGACCGATGGAGGCAGGCACGGCCTTACGCGGGTTCCTCGACACGCTGGGCGTACGGCCGGGCGCTGTCCCCGCGGACCCGCACGCCCAGTCGGCGCTGTTCCGCAGCCTGGTCGCCGGCAAGCGGATGCTGATCGTGCTCGACAACGCGGCTACCGCCGACCAGGTAGAACCGCTGCTGCCCGGCGGTGGTTCCTGCACCGTGCTGGTCACCAGCCGCAACCACCTTCCCAGCCTGATCACCCGGCACGGAGCCCACCACCTGGCGCTGGACGCGCTCACCGAGGCCGAGGCCCGCGCACTGCTGACCCATCGCCTGGGCGCGGCCCGCGCCGATGCCGAGTCCGCGGCGATCGACGCGATCATCACAGCGTGCGGGGGCCTCCCGCTGGCGTTGGGCATCATCGCCGGCCGGGCACAGTTGCGGCCCGGTCTCCCGTTGTCCTTACTGGCCACCGAAATCATCGAATCGGGCTTGCACGCGCTCGACGACGAAACCGCCGGCCTGCCGGCCGTGCTGTCTTGGTCCTACCGGGCGCTGAACGCCGACCAAGCCACCGCGTTCGCGTTGCTCGGAGTCGCGCCGGGCCCTGACATTGCCCTCGCGGCCGTTGCCGCACTGCTCGACCGACCTCTGTCCGTGACGCGCACGGTGCTGCGGGGCCTGGTGCACGCTTCCCTGCTGGAGCAGGACTCGCAGGGCCGCTACCGGATGCACGACCTGGTCCGCCAGTACGCCGCCTCGTTGCCCGTACGGGACGGCGGCCTGGCACGGCGGCGGGTCCTCGACCACTACGCCCACACGGCGAGAACCGCGATGCGCCTGGTGCATCCGCGCATGCGAGACTTCGCGCACGACCCTGGCTTACCAGGACACGCCCCGGAGCCGCTGGCATCACGGGAACAAGCGTGGTTGTGGTTCCGCCATGAACAACGGTGCGTACTGGCCGCCCAACGCCTCGCCATCGACCTGGACGACCACCGGACCGCTTACCTTATCGCGCGCTATCTGTACCCGTTCCACTTCATGACTGCGGATTTCGCACACGAGGTCGAGTCGTGGCGGACCGCGCTTCCCGCCGTTCTGCGACTTGACGACCCGACAGCACATGGCGACGCCTACCGCTCCCTCGGCTGGGCACTGTGTTCAGTGGGCCGACTCGACGAGGGGACACGTTACCTCGACACCGCGCTCGGTATCGCCGAGGAGACCGGCGACGACCGTTGCCTGTCAGGGGTCTACATCGCTTTCGCCCTTGCCTTGGGTGACCAAGGGAGGCACGCGGACGCACTGCGCAGCGCCACCCAGGCCATCCACCTCATCAGTCGAACTGAACCCTCGCCGAGCACGAGCACGGCCCGGACCATCGCCGCACACCACGCGGCCCGCCTTGGACACCACGACCTTGCCACGGCGCACTGCCATGCCGTCCTGCAGGAGTTGCGCGGACACCCCGACCGCGACATCGAGGCCAACGTCCTGTTCACCTTGGGCCTGGTGGCCATTGGCACCGGTGACACCCGACACGCCGTGACCCAGCTCGAAACCGCTCTCGCCCTCTTCCGCGACGATGCCAACACCTTCATGCAGGCCGACACCCTGGAAAAGCTCGCCGAGGCACTAGACGCCCTCGACCACCACGACCAAGCCCGCCGACACCGGCGGGCCGCGGCGTCGCTTTATCTAGCCCAGCAACGTCAGAACGATCTCCGTCGCGTCCGGCAACAAGAAAGCAATCAGTCGCAACGCTGA
- a CDS encoding tetratricopeptide repeat protein: MGISDKDRKLLWGRSGNRCALCRRLLVTERTSTDEDSIVGDEAHIAARSPGGPRHGECPPAQVDRYANLVLLCRVDHKKVDDQPLHYTTELLRKLKKDHEAWVERLLDSAAHQAGNGVEADLVASGRSEENAVHAQAPEPAAETAVVPVAGTRVAAPDLFVGRAPELRTLLDSLAPARGGSARPADVPGAVVVSAVAGMGGVGKTALAQHAAAVAVDRGWFPGGAVMVNLRGYDPDDRRIRPGQVFAPLLYALGMPTERIPATSIEQATAYHHHLAALAARKQPVLLVLDNASTAEQVLDLLPRHSAHRAVVTTRDTLTLPSTRRLELDVLSRRESLTLLYQSLRRHSPQDTRAGEDRAAAERLVLVCGRLPLTVGIAAALLADDPALTVAALADTLDDATTRLAVLQHGGREVAGVIEVSWRRLQERDPDAASLLRLLTIDLGPDISTAAAAALADVSEPLAASRLRALHQAHLLHTAHGRWRMHDLVRAHIHATHQEDDDHHAAVTRLFQYYVTTARAAGEYYQPPSKRAASTAFRNRFEAETWLDTHRTTLVKTVATATRTARHMIAVDLTGAMCMYLQERRDGAKDQLDLARHAHAAATELGDTRQRARALNLLGLALGENEQHEAAVSRLRASLALWQEVPDRNNEGLVSGNIGLALRRVKRFDEALAAYSTSVAILQETGDPDYEAWMRNSIAVAYVDMGRLDDAITEYRRAADIAHRTGFADQEGQAWNNLGVVLSDARRHDEAATAYRHAQIAYGKSDNKNREGNTLRNLAWTLEDLGRPEEALDTYRQALTAYKAGTDRHGEAATCSGLGRLLHHRGRFGEADTAFRHAQALWRDLGDADSEAGAWHHLGQAMQAAGRVKPAIAAYRRAVALYEQVGDRDAQSRTWNALGNALSRDNREVEAQQAFRQARSVLAE; this comes from the coding sequence GTGGGCATCAGCGACAAAGACCGCAAGCTGCTGTGGGGGCGATCCGGGAACCGGTGCGCGCTGTGCCGCCGACTCCTGGTCACGGAACGGACATCGACCGACGAGGACTCGATCGTCGGCGACGAGGCCCACATCGCGGCGCGCTCGCCGGGAGGCCCGCGCCACGGCGAATGTCCTCCTGCCCAGGTCGACCGCTATGCGAATCTGGTGCTGCTGTGCCGGGTCGACCACAAGAAGGTCGACGACCAGCCCCTGCACTACACGACCGAACTCCTGCGGAAGCTCAAGAAGGATCACGAGGCTTGGGTCGAGCGCCTCCTCGACTCCGCTGCGCATCAGGCCGGGAACGGGGTGGAAGCCGATCTGGTGGCATCCGGCCGTTCCGAAGAAAACGCTGTGCACGCCCAGGCACCAGAGCCGGCCGCAGAGACGGCGGTGGTCCCGGTCGCCGGTACGCGGGTGGCGGCACCCGACTTGTTCGTGGGCCGGGCACCGGAGTTGCGGACGTTGTTGGACAGCCTGGCTCCCGCTCGGGGCGGGTCCGCCCGGCCGGCTGACGTGCCCGGTGCCGTGGTGGTCTCGGCGGTCGCGGGCATGGGCGGGGTCGGCAAGACCGCTCTGGCGCAGCACGCGGCGGCCGTGGCCGTGGACCGGGGGTGGTTCCCGGGCGGTGCGGTGATGGTCAACCTGCGCGGCTACGACCCCGACGACCGGCGGATCCGGCCGGGGCAGGTGTTCGCGCCGTTGCTGTACGCGCTGGGTATGCCGACGGAGCGGATCCCGGCGACCAGCATCGAACAGGCCACCGCCTACCACCACCACCTCGCCGCTCTCGCCGCACGCAAGCAGCCCGTGCTGCTCGTCCTGGACAACGCCTCGACCGCCGAGCAGGTGCTCGACCTGTTGCCCCGGCACTCGGCGCACCGGGCGGTGGTGACCACCCGCGACACGCTGACCCTGCCCAGCACCCGCCGGCTGGAACTGGACGTGCTGTCCCGGCGTGAGTCGTTGACCCTGCTTTACCAGAGCCTTCGGCGGCACAGCCCGCAGGACACCAGGGCCGGCGAGGACCGGGCCGCCGCCGAGCGACTGGTCCTGGTCTGCGGCCGATTACCGTTGACCGTAGGGATCGCCGCGGCGCTGCTGGCCGACGACCCCGCCCTGACCGTGGCGGCGCTGGCCGACACGCTGGACGACGCCACCACCCGACTTGCCGTGCTGCAACACGGAGGACGAGAGGTCGCGGGCGTCATCGAAGTGTCCTGGCGACGCCTACAGGAGCGGGACCCCGACGCTGCGAGCCTGCTGCGCCTGCTCACCATCGACCTCGGCCCCGACATCTCCACCGCCGCGGCGGCCGCGCTGGCCGACGTGTCCGAACCCCTCGCCGCGAGCCGGCTCCGCGCGTTGCACCAAGCGCACCTGCTGCACACCGCCCACGGCCGCTGGCGGATGCACGACCTGGTCCGCGCCCACATCCACGCGACACACCAGGAAGACGACGACCACCACGCCGCCGTGACCAGACTGTTCCAGTACTACGTCACCACCGCCCGAGCCGCCGGCGAGTACTACCAGCCACCGTCGAAACGAGCGGCCTCGACGGCGTTCCGGAACCGGTTCGAGGCGGAGACGTGGCTGGACACGCACCGGACCACGCTCGTCAAGACCGTCGCGACGGCCACCCGCACCGCCCGGCACATGATCGCCGTGGACCTGACCGGTGCGATGTGCATGTACCTGCAAGAGCGCCGGGACGGCGCGAAGGACCAGTTGGACCTCGCCCGGCACGCCCACGCCGCCGCCACCGAACTCGGCGACACGCGGCAGCGAGCCCGCGCCTTGAACCTCCTGGGCCTGGCGCTGGGGGAGAACGAGCAGCACGAGGCAGCCGTGTCCCGGCTGCGAGCGTCTCTCGCGCTGTGGCAGGAGGTCCCCGACCGCAACAACGAGGGGTTGGTCTCGGGCAACATCGGCCTTGCCCTACGCAGGGTGAAGCGCTTCGACGAGGCGCTCGCCGCGTACTCCACCTCCGTGGCCATCCTCCAGGAGACCGGCGACCCGGACTACGAAGCGTGGATGAGGAACAGCATCGCCGTTGCGTACGTCGACATGGGTCGGCTGGACGATGCGATCACCGAGTACCGGCGAGCTGCGGACATCGCCCACCGCACCGGCTTCGCGGACCAGGAAGGTCAAGCCTGGAACAACTTGGGCGTCGTGCTGAGCGACGCGCGACGACACGACGAGGCCGCAACTGCGTACCGTCACGCGCAGATCGCATACGGCAAGTCCGACAACAAGAACCGTGAGGGCAACACCCTGCGCAACCTCGCGTGGACACTGGAAGACCTCGGAAGGCCGGAGGAAGCGCTCGACACCTACCGCCAAGCCCTGACCGCCTACAAGGCCGGAACCGATCGGCACGGCGAAGCCGCCACCTGTTCGGGCCTGGGGCGGCTGCTCCACCACCGCGGCCGGTTCGGCGAGGCGGACACGGCGTTCCGGCACGCCCAAGCCCTCTGGCGGGACCTCGGTGATGCCGACAGCGAAGCCGGTGCCTGGCACCACCTCGGTCAGGCGATGCAGGCGGCGGGTCGCGTCAAGCCGGCCATCGCCGCCTACCGCCGTGCCGTCGCCCTCTACGAACAGGTCGGTGACCGCGACGCCCAGAGCCGGACCTGGAACGCCTTGGGCAACGCCCTGTCGCGGGACAACCGCGAAGTCGAAGCACAACAAGCCTTTCGACAGGCGCGATCCGTCCTGGCGGAGTGA
- a CDS encoding eCIS core domain-containing protein — protein MHTQDQPERQHSTDRSRQDRVAGSAGDTRATGPAAAYPEHLSPDMVLRLQRSAGNDAVARLIAARRGEEPPADADQHPVQRSAVHGVLRSAGRPLDGPIRSEMESRLGADFSDVRLHTDTAARSSAAEVGAKAYTSGEHVVIGSGGGDRHTLAHELTHVIQQRSGPVAGTATGDGLAISDPSDTYERAAEANARRVMAGGAPQVHHHAGDGHVGHAHHPVQRMPLTQFKEQVGALADEPDFITFFEIRRGRVNPAAVVNDSTPGSQDRLQQLVEHEDVTTDLVAEYMTDYDQGAAGTRAQPKNLNNPMVVGLEMEMRNAVLKLEEGMVNGQQLARTPAETEVGLPVMKLVIEGMEPGDPAIELVYGPLPPQTYRSDALLEARKKLKTAIRKAGTIAQLIGDYNRSLRTADERTYRLVASPPPRSKKQTATPNFNTQTNVSAPYSKLGRTNTESAKDFGAFFERPTQRAVHARARTQAAALVTQITANWTTNHAAAGPLSPGINLASMLTHLVNQEAMYVNHELSREHVGHDDKHAFHVLLKLSPQDAVMTILTDDDAKLLLAWLVDTHAGPLADAVVTTFQAFNSPRTSVTAEPEAIYKYMVDVLVARLLAGQQLLPAADDENRTSAVFGNARQVGEVTHVHPRPGNRVPITTGGAGRYFMVVEQRAAAHRVNSAADSNPGVSVEQMKNLQTPTLAPPTST, from the coding sequence GTGCACACCCAGGATCAGCCGGAGCGACAGCACTCCACGGACAGGAGTCGCCAGGACCGTGTTGCCGGGTCGGCGGGGGACACCCGGGCGACGGGGCCGGCGGCCGCGTATCCGGAGCACCTGTCACCGGACATGGTGCTGAGGCTGCAACGCAGCGCGGGCAACGATGCGGTGGCCAGACTTATAGCCGCCCGGCGCGGTGAGGAGCCTCCCGCCGATGCCGATCAGCACCCCGTCCAACGATCAGCGGTGCACGGAGTGCTTCGCTCCGCGGGACGTCCGCTGGATGGTCCGATCCGAAGCGAGATGGAGTCCAGGCTCGGTGCGGACTTCTCCGACGTCCGGCTGCACACCGACACCGCCGCGCGGTCGTCGGCGGCCGAAGTCGGTGCGAAGGCCTACACGTCGGGCGAGCACGTTGTCATCGGTTCCGGCGGCGGCGACCGGCACACCCTCGCGCACGAGCTCACCCACGTCATCCAGCAGCGCAGCGGCCCGGTCGCGGGCACGGCGACAGGTGACGGCCTCGCGATCTCGGATCCCTCCGACACCTACGAACGGGCGGCGGAGGCCAACGCGCGGCGCGTCATGGCGGGCGGCGCGCCGCAGGTGCACCACCATGCCGGCGATGGGCACGTGGGGCACGCGCACCACCCGGTGCAGCGGATGCCGCTCACCCAGTTCAAGGAGCAGGTCGGCGCGCTGGCGGACGAACCGGACTTCATCACCTTCTTCGAGATCCGGCGCGGACGGGTGAACCCGGCCGCGGTCGTCAACGACTCGACGCCGGGCTCCCAGGACAGGCTCCAGCAGCTCGTGGAACACGAGGACGTGACGACGGACCTGGTTGCCGAGTACATGACCGACTACGACCAGGGCGCCGCGGGCACGCGGGCCCAGCCGAAGAACCTGAACAACCCTATGGTCGTCGGGCTGGAGATGGAGATGCGCAACGCGGTGCTCAAGCTCGAGGAAGGCATGGTCAACGGCCAGCAACTCGCGCGCACGCCCGCTGAGACCGAGGTCGGGCTGCCGGTGATGAAGCTGGTGATCGAGGGAATGGAGCCCGGCGACCCCGCGATCGAACTCGTCTACGGTCCCCTCCCGCCGCAGACCTACCGGAGCGACGCGCTTCTCGAAGCCAGGAAGAAGCTCAAGACCGCCATCCGCAAGGCGGGCACCATCGCGCAGCTCATCGGCGACTACAACCGCTCACTGAGAACGGCGGATGAACGGACGTACCGACTGGTGGCGAGCCCGCCGCCGCGGTCCAAGAAGCAGACGGCCACGCCGAACTTCAACACCCAGACCAACGTCTCGGCTCCGTACTCCAAGCTCGGGCGGACGAACACCGAGTCGGCGAAGGACTTCGGCGCGTTCTTCGAGCGCCCGACGCAGCGGGCGGTGCACGCCCGAGCCAGGACGCAGGCCGCTGCCCTGGTCACCCAGATCACCGCGAACTGGACCACGAACCACGCGGCCGCGGGTCCGCTGAGCCCCGGTATCAACCTGGCCTCGATGCTCACCCACCTGGTGAACCAGGAGGCGATGTACGTCAACCACGAGCTGAGTCGGGAGCACGTGGGCCACGACGACAAGCACGCGTTCCACGTGCTGCTGAAGCTCAGCCCGCAGGACGCGGTGATGACGATCCTCACCGACGACGACGCGAAGCTCCTGCTCGCGTGGCTGGTCGACACCCACGCCGGTCCGTTGGCCGACGCCGTGGTCACCACCTTCCAGGCGTTCAACAGCCCACGCACGAGCGTGACCGCGGAACCCGAGGCCATCTACAAGTACATGGTCGACGTGCTCGTCGCCCGGCTGCTCGCCGGCCAACAGCTGCTGCCGGCGGCCGACGACGAGAACCGCACGTCCGCGGTCTTCGGCAACGCCCGGCAGGTCGGCGAGGTCACCCACGTCCACCCCCGCCCCGGCAACCGGGTGCCGATCACGACGGGCGGCGCCGGGAGGTACTTCATGGTCGTCGAACAACGCGCCGCAGCGCACAGGGTCAACTCCGCGGCCGACTCGAACCCCGGGGTATCGGTGGAACAGATGAAGAACCTGCAAACGCCGACCCTCGCACCCCCGACCTCCACGTGA